A single region of the Neomonachus schauinslandi chromosome 3, ASM220157v2, whole genome shotgun sequence genome encodes:
- the NIFK gene encoding MKI67 FHA domain-interacting nucleolar phosphoprotein isoform X1, protein MAVFAGPAKPFLSLNPQEEAKFQKEVAQARRRATQRQEKEKLTPGVIYVGHLPPALYETQIRAYFSQFGTVTRFRLSRSKRTGNSKGYAFVEFASEDVAKIVADTMNNYLFGERLLKCHFIPPEKVHEELFREWHVPFKKPSYPAVKRYNQNRTLLQKLQMEERFKKKEKLLRKKLAKKGIDYDFPSLILHKKEKRNASNTGLQKSTNSQVLSKKKKKKKASRTPTTPEKTVDSQGPTPVCTPTFLEKRKSEVAKMNVDDQDKEIVFKQPVPGVKEETQETQTPTRSRKKRRRKSNQ, encoded by the exons ATGGCGGTCTTTGCTGGTCCGGCTAAGCCGTTCCTGTCGCTGAACCCGCAGGAAGAGGCCAAATTTCAGAAGGAGGTGGCGCAGGCCCGCCGGCGCGCAACCCAG cgacaggagaaagaaaaactgacTCCTGGAGTAATCTATGTGGGCCACTTACCTCCAGCACTTTATGAAACCCAGATCCGGGCATATTTCTCCCAGTTTGGCACTGTTACAAGATTCAGACTGTCCAGAAGTAAAAGG ACTGGAAATAGTAAAGGCTATGCCTTTGTGGAGTTTGCATCTGAAGATGTTGCCAAGATAGTTGCTGATACAATGAACAACTACCTTTTTGGTGAAAGACTCTTAAAGT gTCATTTTATACCACCCGAAAAAGTACATGAAGAACTTTTTAGAGAGTGGCATGTTCCATTTAAAAAGCCATCATATCCAGCAGTGAAACGGTATAATCAGAATCGGACCCTTCTTCAAAAGCTACAGATGGAGGAGcgatttaaaaagaaggaaaaattactcAGGAAGAAATTAGctaaaaaaggaattgattatGATTTTCCTTCACTG attttacataaaaaggaaaaaagaaatgcttcaaaTACTGGGCTTCAGAAATCTACAAATAGCcag GTCttatcaaagaaaaagaagaagaaaaaggcttCACGTACTCCTACCACTCCTGAGAAGACTGTGGATAGCCAG GGCCCCACACCAGTTTGTACGCCAACATTTTTGGAGAAACGAAAATCTGAAGTGGCTAAAATGAACGTTGATGATCAAGATAAGGAAATAGTTTTCAAACAACCCGTACCTGGtgtaaaagaagaaacacaagagACTCAAACACCTACACGTTCGAGAAAAAAAAGACGAAGAAAAAGCAATCAGTGA
- the NIFK gene encoding MKI67 FHA domain-interacting nucleolar phosphoprotein isoform X2, whose amino-acid sequence MAVFAGPAKPFLSLNPQEEAKFQKEVAQARRRATQRQEKEKLTPGVIYVGHLPPALYETQIRAYFSQFGTVTRFRLSRSKRTGNSKGYAFVEFASEDVAKIVADTMNNYLFGERLLKCHFIPPEKVHEELFREWHVPFKKPSYPAVKRYNQNRTLLQKLQMEERFKKKEKLLRKKLAKKGIDYDFPSLVKILHKKEKRNASNTGLQKSTNSQVLSKKKKKKKASRTPTTPEKTVDSQGPTPVCTPTFLEKRKSEVAKMNVDDQDKEIVFKQPVPGVKEETQETQTPTRSRKKRRRKSNQ is encoded by the exons ATGGCGGTCTTTGCTGGTCCGGCTAAGCCGTTCCTGTCGCTGAACCCGCAGGAAGAGGCCAAATTTCAGAAGGAGGTGGCGCAGGCCCGCCGGCGCGCAACCCAG cgacaggagaaagaaaaactgacTCCTGGAGTAATCTATGTGGGCCACTTACCTCCAGCACTTTATGAAACCCAGATCCGGGCATATTTCTCCCAGTTTGGCACTGTTACAAGATTCAGACTGTCCAGAAGTAAAAGG ACTGGAAATAGTAAAGGCTATGCCTTTGTGGAGTTTGCATCTGAAGATGTTGCCAAGATAGTTGCTGATACAATGAACAACTACCTTTTTGGTGAAAGACTCTTAAAGT gTCATTTTATACCACCCGAAAAAGTACATGAAGAACTTTTTAGAGAGTGGCATGTTCCATTTAAAAAGCCATCATATCCAGCAGTGAAACGGTATAATCAGAATCGGACCCTTCTTCAAAAGCTACAGATGGAGGAGcgatttaaaaagaaggaaaaattactcAGGAAGAAATTAGctaaaaaaggaattgattatGATTTTCCTTCACTGG ttaagattttacataaaaaggaaaaaagaaatgcttcaaaTACTGGGCTTCAGAAATCTACAAATAGCcag GTCttatcaaagaaaaagaagaagaaaaaggcttCACGTACTCCTACCACTCCTGAGAAGACTGTGGATAGCCAG GGCCCCACACCAGTTTGTACGCCAACATTTTTGGAGAAACGAAAATCTGAAGTGGCTAAAATGAACGTTGATGATCAAGATAAGGAAATAGTTTTCAAACAACCCGTACCTGGtgtaaaagaagaaacacaagagACTCAAACACCTACACGTTCGAGAAAAAAAAGACGAAGAAAAAGCAATCAGTGA